From Stenotrophomonas maltophilia, a single genomic window includes:
- a CDS encoding ABC transporter ATP-binding protein → MLTATHLVKEHGTHRALDDVSFTVRPGEIFCLLGANGAGKSTTIKLFLGFLEPTSGSAEVDGLSAWQRPQQVRRRLLYIPENVALYDELTGYENLDYFARLAAVEQRSPARLKDALRSAGLAPEAFGRRVGFYSKGMRQKVGIALAIIKEAGALLLDEPTSGLDPTASAEFHELIVRQRDRGTAILMATHDLFRAREVATTIGLMQAGRLRRTLDASTITANDLESLYLEEMSRSA, encoded by the coding sequence ATGCTGACTGCAACGCATCTGGTCAAGGAACACGGCACGCATCGGGCGCTGGATGATGTGAGCTTCACGGTGCGCCCCGGCGAGATCTTCTGCCTGCTGGGCGCGAACGGGGCCGGCAAGTCGACAACCATCAAGCTGTTCCTGGGCTTCCTTGAACCTACCTCCGGATCCGCCGAGGTTGATGGGCTCAGTGCCTGGCAGCGGCCACAGCAGGTGCGCCGGCGCCTGTTGTACATCCCGGAGAACGTGGCGCTGTATGACGAGCTGACCGGCTATGAAAACCTGGATTACTTCGCGCGGCTGGCTGCGGTGGAGCAACGCTCGCCCGCACGGCTGAAGGACGCGCTCAGGTCCGCCGGGCTGGCGCCGGAGGCATTCGGGCGGCGCGTCGGGTTCTACTCCAAGGGCATGCGCCAGAAGGTGGGCATCGCGCTGGCCATCATCAAGGAAGCCGGGGCATTGCTCCTTGATGAGCCGACGTCCGGCCTGGACCCGACTGCTTCGGCCGAGTTCCACGAGTTGATCGTGCGCCAGCGCGACCGCGGCACGGCGATCCTGATGGCCACCCACGATCTGTTCCGTGCCCGCGAAGTGGCGACGACCATCGGACTGATGCAGGCCGGCAGGCTGCGCAGGACGCTGGATGCCAGCACGATCACCGCCAATGATCTTGAGAGCCTCTACCTTGAGGAAATGAGCCGGAGCGCCTAG
- a CDS encoding ABC transporter permease subunit, producing the protein MSSLSIAGHEIRRLLRDRALPVLLGLLVVLAAYAAWNGSAWVGQREAAIGLIHAEEQDARERSRGFVGKAPSVLPRVQPVLPPAPMAALSIGQAEAYPYTADVVALGDRTQLLRHVWSDIGNPAVQAAGRFDLAFVVVFLLPLVILAATFDLWSRERERGITALVLSQPIAAGRLIAVKASARGAIVLLPALAIVVAVAAGSGATNPSGLAVLALIVLAYGSFWLALAVLIGCFARRTTEAAIAAGALWLLIVVMAPSLMLAAVNLMVPPPSQMQLATALKAQLADTARQQQLRHAAEPPATRSPAPRIADAVRVVYADLVQADQVIAPLIAAHAEAEDARRQSLDRVRLLLPSVAVQDALDRLAGSDADRALAFQQQVLAYWQARRQLHKDYLDRDMPQTLAEYDALPRFEFQETAGALQRGVLIDLAALAVATLLLLIAAGLLRRRLGTP; encoded by the coding sequence ATGAGCAGCCTGTCGATCGCAGGGCATGAGATCCGTCGTCTGCTGCGTGACCGGGCCTTGCCAGTGCTGCTTGGCCTGCTGGTGGTGCTGGCGGCCTATGCAGCCTGGAATGGCAGTGCATGGGTGGGGCAGCGCGAGGCTGCCATCGGTTTGATCCACGCGGAAGAACAGGATGCCAGGGAGCGCAGCCGGGGGTTCGTTGGCAAGGCGCCGTCGGTACTGCCCCGGGTCCAGCCGGTGCTCCCTCCCGCCCCGATGGCGGCATTGTCGATTGGACAGGCCGAAGCCTACCCCTATACCGCCGACGTGGTTGCGCTGGGTGACCGTACCCAGCTGCTCAGGCATGTGTGGTCCGACATCGGCAATCCCGCCGTGCAGGCCGCTGGCCGATTCGACCTGGCCTTCGTCGTTGTGTTCCTGCTGCCCTTGGTCATCCTGGCGGCCACCTTCGACCTCTGGTCGCGCGAACGCGAACGCGGCATCACAGCGTTGGTGTTGTCACAGCCCATCGCGGCAGGGCGACTGATCGCGGTGAAGGCATCGGCCCGCGGCGCCATCGTGCTGCTGCCTGCACTGGCCATCGTCGTTGCCGTTGCCGCTGGGTCGGGTGCAACAAACCCTTCGGGCCTGGCCGTGCTTGCCCTGATCGTGCTCGCCTACGGCAGCTTCTGGCTGGCGCTGGCGGTGCTTATCGGCTGTTTCGCCCGGCGCACCACCGAGGCCGCCATCGCCGCCGGCGCACTGTGGCTGCTGATCGTGGTCATGGCCCCGTCGTTGATGCTGGCAGCGGTGAACCTGATGGTTCCGCCGCCCTCACAGATGCAGCTGGCCACCGCGCTGAAGGCGCAGCTGGCCGACACTGCCCGCCAGCAGCAGCTGCGCCACGCGGCAGAACCACCCGCCACGCGTTCGCCAGCGCCGCGCATTGCCGATGCCGTACGAGTGGTCTATGCCGATCTTGTCCAGGCCGATCAGGTCATCGCCCCCTTGATCGCCGCCCATGCAGAGGCAGAGGATGCGCGGCGCCAGTCACTCGACCGGGTGCGCCTGCTGCTGCCGTCGGTAGCGGTGCAGGATGCACTGGATCGCCTCGCCGGGTCGGACGCCGACCGTGCGCTGGCGTTCCAGCAGCAGGTTCTCGCCTACTGGCAGGCACGTCGGCAACTGCACAAGGACTATCTGGACCGTGACATGCCACAGACGCTGGCCGAGTATGACGCCCTGCCCCGTTTCGAATTCCAGGAAACAGCGGGTGCCCTGCAACGCGGTGTACTGATCGACCTGGCCGCACTGGCCGTGGCCACCCTGCTACTGCTGATCGCGGCCGGGTTGCTGCGGCGTCGGCTGGGCACTCCCTGA
- a CDS encoding DUF3526 domain-containing protein → MSDASPAFSRSASALRQTLTVAATQLKLMWRERRLLWLALTLLLLAGASVTTGAARLAQQAQERQIVAEQEARLWDSQGMIDPHAAAHVGRAIPAPVRPLAALDPGISDFVGTSVFIEGHAQNPARHRPIDAGAALSRFDGFSAAWTLQVVAPLLIILAGFGSLSGDVARETLRQELGSGASAHVLIGGRLIALATASLLLVLALLAVSLPGMGGHLLGTADIIALVAMVAAYALYLLVFCAITIGVSARFSAARTSLVVLLGFWVVTTLLAPRMAPALAESLDPTPTAPAFRAAVTEDAENGADGHDPADKRLDALRAEMLARYQVSDVDDLPVNFRGVALEFAEANSSETYNRHFERIYTAYQRQETTQRAFAALSPTLALQAASRALARTDFPAHLAFLRGVEDYRYRLIQALNLEVKQHKAVNGSKHLADIATLTRSVVYSPRKPSLGQIAAAQSVNVAILLAWVLLALGVVLTSARHLGSAP, encoded by the coding sequence ATGAGCGATGCCTCCCCCGCCTTCTCCAGATCCGCATCGGCCCTGCGCCAGACCCTGACCGTTGCCGCGACCCAGCTGAAGCTGATGTGGCGCGAGCGGCGCCTGTTGTGGCTCGCGCTGACCCTGCTGCTGCTTGCGGGGGCGTCGGTTACCACGGGGGCAGCACGGCTGGCCCAGCAGGCCCAGGAGCGCCAGATCGTAGCGGAGCAGGAGGCGCGGCTGTGGGACAGCCAGGGCATGATCGATCCGCATGCCGCCGCGCACGTCGGCCGCGCCATTCCCGCACCTGTGCGGCCGCTGGCGGCGCTTGACCCAGGCATCTCGGATTTCGTTGGCACGTCGGTGTTCATTGAAGGCCATGCGCAGAACCCGGCCCGGCACCGCCCCATCGACGCCGGCGCCGCGCTCAGCCGCTTCGATGGCTTTTCCGCAGCATGGACGCTGCAGGTCGTGGCACCCCTGCTGATCATCCTTGCCGGATTCGGCAGCCTCTCCGGCGATGTTGCCCGCGAAACCCTCCGCCAGGAGCTCGGCAGTGGCGCATCGGCCCATGTGCTGATCGGTGGCCGGCTGATCGCGCTGGCGACGGCGTCGCTGCTGCTGGTCCTCGCCCTGCTGGCGGTCAGCCTTCCGGGCATGGGCGGACACCTCCTCGGCACGGCCGACATCATCGCGCTCGTTGCGATGGTCGCGGCGTACGCGCTTTATCTCCTGGTGTTCTGCGCCATCACCATCGGCGTCTCGGCGCGCTTCAGCGCAGCACGCACGTCCCTGGTGGTGCTGCTCGGTTTCTGGGTGGTGACCACCCTGCTCGCGCCACGGATGGCCCCCGCACTGGCCGAATCGCTGGATCCCACGCCTACTGCGCCGGCGTTCCGGGCGGCGGTCACCGAGGACGCGGAGAACGGCGCCGATGGCCACGACCCAGCGGACAAGCGGCTGGACGCGCTCAGAGCAGAGATGCTTGCACGCTACCAAGTGAGCGACGTGGACGATCTCCCGGTCAATTTCCGCGGTGTGGCGCTGGAGTTCGCTGAAGCGAATTCCAGCGAGACTTACAATCGCCACTTCGAACGCATCTACACCGCCTACCAGCGGCAGGAAACCACGCAACGCGCCTTCGCGGCGTTGTCCCCCACCCTCGCGCTGCAGGCCGCGTCACGGGCACTGGCCCGCACCGATTTCCCTGCACATCTGGCCTTCCTGCGGGGCGTCGAAGACTATCGCTACCGGCTGATCCAGGCACTCAACCTGGAAGTGAAACAGCACAAGGCAGTGAACGGCAGCAAGCATCTGGCCGATATTGCGACCCTTACCCGCTCCGTGGTGTACAGCCCACGGAAGCCGTCGCTGGGCCAGATCGCCGCGGCACAGTCGGTGAACGTCGCCATTCTGCTGGCCTGGGTGTTGCTGGCGCTGGGGGTGGTGCTTACGTCAGCGCGGCATCTCGGGAGTGCCCCATGA
- a CDS encoding TonB-dependent receptor plug domain-containing protein: MNNASTARPAALVVASLAAALQLNAPAMAQDAGAPASPTQGDRRSDTATLDKVMVIGSNIRDAIGGGASPVIVIDREAIDRSGVPSLQQLFEKLPQNFGGGANGANVGNLGVDRDTGNNFGQGTAINLRGLGTGTTLTLINGHRVTSSNRYQYVDISLIPLSAIERVEILTDGASAIYGTDAVGGVVNIVLRRDFTGYETSLRYGSVTRGNMDEYQASQSAGWSWEGGHMMASYEFLKQANLAAVDKDFSRNVTVRPYDIYPGSKRHSLYLDGEQELSDVLTLNLTGSFARREMDTTISGTADETRLFPHTRQFDVFAGLTLELPRQWQARLNSGFGRSDVSYERTTISGSSVSTAPPTDTNSESRYLEVIADGELFNLPAGGVRAAFGAGYRRDGYELLDHRGLEKPLDLQRTIRSAFAELNVPLLADTPGVRRLSLTAAARYDDYSDFGSTLNPKLGLLWEATEGLSFRTSYGRSYRAPVYQDMQLNNTAVVAKVPNPSAASGSTVLMMLSNGNPDLGPERAKTWTGGFSFAPPSLPGFKVDANYYHIEYADRIGSGFGGSFPSLFLQSTAPYADLLTVNPTPQQIQQARQLGASGLGLFVSRAGPYALAPGTDETSSEVILDNRFRNNAFTSQRGVDFNASYDFDAGQTRFALNLAGQYIIDSKRRVTATSPEVDAVNTVYFPVDLKVRGGLAMSHRQVAGGLFVNYVDSYRDPANRADPHVSSWTTVDLNLKYDFSDSAGAGQGTSLSFNVQNLFDRNPPFIVNSINTGFDPTNATALGRFLSMTLTHRW, encoded by the coding sequence ATGAACAACGCATCCACCGCCAGGCCGGCGGCACTGGTGGTCGCCAGCCTGGCCGCCGCACTCCAGCTCAACGCTCCGGCAATGGCGCAGGACGCCGGCGCTCCCGCCAGCCCTACCCAGGGCGACCGGCGATCCGACACCGCCACGCTGGACAAGGTGATGGTCATTGGCAGCAACATCCGCGACGCCATTGGCGGCGGTGCCTCCCCGGTCATCGTCATCGACCGGGAGGCCATTGATCGAAGCGGGGTGCCCTCGTTGCAGCAGCTCTTCGAGAAGCTGCCGCAGAACTTCGGTGGCGGCGCCAACGGCGCCAATGTCGGCAACCTCGGCGTCGACCGCGACACCGGCAACAACTTCGGCCAGGGCACTGCCATCAACCTGCGCGGCCTCGGAACGGGCACCACGCTGACGCTGATCAACGGCCACCGTGTGACCTCCTCGAACCGCTATCAGTACGTCGACATCTCGCTGATTCCGCTGAGTGCCATCGAGCGCGTGGAGATCCTTACCGATGGTGCCTCTGCCATCTACGGCACCGACGCCGTCGGCGGCGTGGTCAACATCGTTCTGCGCCGGGATTTCACCGGCTATGAGACCTCACTCCGCTATGGCAGCGTCACCCGCGGCAACATGGACGAGTACCAGGCATCACAGTCCGCCGGCTGGTCCTGGGAGGGGGGCCATATGATGGCCAGCTACGAGTTCCTGAAGCAGGCCAACCTCGCTGCGGTCGACAAGGACTTTTCCCGGAACGTTACCGTCAGGCCGTACGACATCTATCCCGGATCGAAGCGGCACAGCCTGTACCTGGATGGCGAGCAGGAACTCAGCGATGTGCTGACGCTCAACCTGACCGGCTCCTTTGCCAGGCGCGAGATGGACACCACCATTTCCGGAACCGCCGACGAAACCCGCCTGTTCCCGCATACGCGGCAGTTCGATGTGTTCGCCGGCCTTACCCTCGAGCTTCCGCGCCAGTGGCAGGCACGCCTGAACTCCGGATTCGGCAGGAGCGATGTCTCCTACGAGAGAACCACCATCTCGGGCAGTTCGGTCAGCACCGCACCGCCGACGGATACGAATTCCGAATCGCGCTATCTGGAAGTGATTGCCGACGGCGAGCTGTTCAATCTCCCGGCCGGCGGCGTGCGCGCGGCATTCGGTGCGGGCTACCGCCGAGATGGCTATGAACTGCTCGACCACCGCGGCCTTGAGAAGCCGCTGGATCTGCAGCGCACGATTCGCTCCGCCTTTGCTGAGCTCAATGTTCCGCTGCTCGCAGACACGCCTGGCGTTCGTCGCCTGTCACTGACTGCAGCCGCACGCTACGACGACTACAGCGATTTCGGATCCACCCTCAATCCCAAGCTGGGCCTGCTGTGGGAAGCGACGGAAGGACTTTCATTCCGCACCAGCTACGGCCGCTCCTATCGTGCGCCGGTCTACCAGGACATGCAGCTGAACAACACCGCGGTGGTGGCCAAGGTACCCAACCCGAGCGCGGCCAGCGGAAGCACCGTGCTGATGATGCTCTCCAACGGCAACCCGGATCTGGGACCTGAACGTGCCAAGACCTGGACCGGCGGCTTTTCGTTCGCGCCCCCGTCACTGCCGGGCTTCAAGGTTGACGCGAACTACTATCACATCGAGTATGCCGACCGGATCGGCAGCGGCTTCGGTGGCAGCTTCCCATCGCTGTTCCTGCAGTCCACCGCGCCCTATGCGGACCTGCTGACCGTCAACCCGACGCCGCAGCAGATCCAGCAGGCGCGCCAGCTCGGCGCCTCCGGCCTGGGCCTGTTCGTATCGCGGGCAGGCCCTTATGCCCTGGCGCCAGGTACCGATGAAACCAGCAGCGAGGTCATCCTCGACAACCGCTTCCGCAACAACGCGTTCACTTCCCAACGCGGCGTCGATTTCAATGCCTCCTACGACTTCGACGCCGGCCAGACCCGCTTTGCGTTGAACCTTGCCGGCCAGTACATCATCGATTCCAAGCGCCGCGTGACCGCCACCTCGCCCGAGGTCGACGCGGTGAACACGGTGTACTTCCCGGTCGACTTGAAGGTGCGCGGTGGCCTCGCCATGAGCCACCGGCAGGTCGCCGGCGGGCTGTTCGTGAACTACGTGGACAGCTATCGCGATCCCGCCAACCGGGCCGACCCCCACGTCAGCTCGTGGACAACGGTCGACCTCAATCTCAAGTACGACTTCAGCGACTCTGCCGGCGCCGGACAGGGCACCTCGCTGTCCTTCAACGTGCAGAACCTGTTCGACAGGAACCCACCCTTCATCGTCAACAGCATCAACACCGGTTTCGACCCGACCAATGCAACGGCGCTTGGCCGCTTCCTGTCCATGACGTTGACCCATCGCTGGTAG
- a CDS encoding Tn3 family transposase, giving the protein MATLHETAYPRLKPDPTAKELEEIYTPTAAEIAFAKQLTTQPGPQLAVLIHLKLFQRLGYFTLLADVPERIRKHIAKAARLGRVLDTDQLERYDASGSQRRHMPQLRQFIGVRPLDKSGLAWLDTVATGAAQTKHTIPDIVNVLLEELVHHRYELPGFRTLELAAIGARERVNLGYYRSISHALTPATRTLIDELLRAPEGSRFTGWQSLKREPGRPTNKEVRFYLQHIRMLQQLADQLPPIDVPVPKLKQFRAMARAYDASELAELAPDKRYALATIFIRAQHAKTLDDAAELFIKQVRGLENTAQQKLLAYQLEHAKRADFLIGQLKEILQAYQLDGSDSQRVDAIDNSLEAEVSTLLAECEEHMAYAGKNYLPFMLQPYGAVRPLLFNGLELMKLRATSHDAGMEPLIAAVLSLRNQRRELIEVASLGLDPEKDFDWMSKLWCQHVFGKRASAAGAGWMHRKYFELAVLVQVKDELKSGDLFIPSSERFDDYREQLVDEATLAQELEAYGQVSGLPTDAESFVAGLRAQLTSLADEVDARFPENVHADILDGRLVLRKGQRAEVSSAITTVDRLIAERLPESSIVDVLIDASQWLDLHRFFRPIAGTESQVEDLPRRVITTLFCYGCNLGPTQTARSIKGFSRRQVAWLNLKYVTEDVLEKAIVEVINTYNKFDLPGYWGAGKSASADGTKWSVYEDNLLSEYHIRYGGYGGIGYYHVSDKYVALFSHFIPCGVHEGIYILDGLLANTSDIQPEIVHGDTQAQSYPVFGLAHMLGIQLMPRIRNIKDLTFFRPEPGRAYKNIQALFGDSIDWQLIATHLHDMLRVVISIRLGKITASSILRRLGTYSRKNKLYFAFRELGKAVRTLFLLRYIDDNEIRKTIHAATNKSEEYNGFVKWVFFGSQGIIAENVQHEQRKIIKYSQLVANMIILHNVEGMSRTLAEMRKEGIELTPEILAGLSPYRTSHINRFGDYHLDLEREVAPLSYTAKVLEQTP; this is encoded by the coding sequence ATGGCTACCCTTCACGAGACCGCCTACCCGCGACTGAAGCCTGATCCCACCGCCAAGGAACTGGAGGAGATCTATACCCCGACCGCCGCTGAGATTGCATTCGCCAAGCAGCTGACCACCCAGCCGGGTCCGCAGCTGGCGGTACTGATTCATCTCAAGCTCTTCCAACGCTTGGGCTACTTCACGCTGTTGGCCGACGTACCCGAGCGGATCCGGAAGCACATCGCCAAGGCCGCCCGACTCGGGCGCGTATTGGACACCGACCAGCTCGAACGCTACGACGCTTCCGGCAGCCAGCGCCGGCATATGCCGCAGCTTCGGCAATTCATCGGGGTACGTCCCCTGGATAAATCGGGCTTGGCTTGGCTGGACACAGTGGCCACCGGAGCAGCCCAGACCAAGCACACCATCCCGGACATCGTGAACGTCCTGCTCGAAGAGCTGGTGCACCATCGCTACGAACTGCCCGGTTTCCGCACTCTGGAGCTGGCCGCCATCGGCGCCCGTGAGCGGGTCAATCTGGGCTACTACCGCAGCATCAGCCACGCGCTGACGCCTGCCACGCGCACGCTCATCGACGAACTGCTGCGCGCACCGGAAGGGTCCAGGTTCACCGGCTGGCAATCACTCAAGCGCGAGCCCGGCCGGCCCACCAACAAGGAAGTTCGGTTCTACCTGCAGCACATCCGCATGCTGCAGCAGTTGGCCGACCAGCTGCCTCCCATCGATGTGCCGGTGCCCAAGCTCAAGCAGTTCCGTGCAATGGCTCGGGCCTATGACGCCAGCGAGCTGGCCGAACTGGCTCCGGACAAGCGCTATGCGCTGGCCACCATCTTCATTCGCGCCCAGCATGCCAAGACACTGGATGATGCAGCCGAGTTGTTCATCAAGCAGGTGCGCGGGCTGGAGAACACGGCCCAGCAGAAATTGCTGGCCTACCAGCTCGAACATGCCAAACGGGCCGACTTCCTCATCGGCCAGCTCAAGGAAATCCTGCAGGCCTATCAGCTAGACGGCAGCGATAGTCAGCGCGTGGATGCCATCGACAACAGCCTGGAAGCGGAAGTGTCGACCTTGCTGGCCGAATGCGAAGAACATATGGCCTACGCCGGGAAGAACTACCTGCCTTTCATGCTGCAGCCCTATGGCGCGGTCAGGCCGCTGCTGTTCAATGGGCTGGAGCTGATGAAACTTCGGGCGACCAGCCACGACGCCGGCATGGAGCCGCTGATCGCAGCGGTGCTCTCGCTGCGCAACCAGCGCCGTGAGCTGATCGAGGTCGCCTCCCTCGGTTTGGACCCGGAAAAGGACTTTGACTGGATGTCCAAGCTCTGGTGTCAGCACGTGTTCGGCAAGCGGGCCAGTGCAGCCGGCGCCGGCTGGATGCACCGTAAGTACTTCGAGCTGGCCGTGCTGGTGCAGGTCAAGGACGAACTGAAGTCCGGAGATCTCTTCATTCCCAGCAGCGAACGGTTTGATGACTACCGTGAGCAGCTGGTCGATGAAGCCACCTTGGCCCAGGAACTGGAAGCCTACGGCCAGGTGTCAGGCCTGCCCACCGACGCCGAGTCTTTCGTGGCGGGATTACGTGCACAACTGACCTCCCTGGCCGATGAGGTCGACGCGCGTTTCCCGGAGAACGTACATGCGGACATCCTGGATGGGCGCCTGGTGCTGCGGAAGGGGCAACGCGCCGAAGTCTCCAGCGCGATTACCACGGTGGATCGCCTCATCGCCGAACGGCTTCCAGAATCCAGCATCGTCGATGTCCTGATCGATGCCAGCCAATGGCTGGATCTGCACCGTTTCTTCCGCCCGATCGCCGGCACCGAGAGCCAGGTCGAAGATCTGCCCCGACGTGTGATCACCACGCTATTCTGCTACGGCTGCAACCTGGGGCCGACGCAGACGGCGCGGTCGATCAAGGGCTTCAGCCGGCGCCAAGTCGCTTGGCTCAACCTGAAATACGTGACCGAGGATGTGCTTGAGAAGGCCATCGTGGAGGTCATCAATACCTACAACAAATTCGACCTGCCTGGCTATTGGGGCGCCGGCAAGAGCGCATCAGCTGATGGCACGAAGTGGAGCGTCTACGAGGACAACCTGCTGTCGGAGTATCACATCCGCTACGGCGGCTACGGTGGCATCGGCTACTACCACGTGTCCGACAAATACGTAGCGCTGTTCAGCCACTTCATTCCCTGTGGCGTGCACGAGGGCATCTACATCCTCGACGGTCTGTTGGCCAACACTTCCGACATCCAGCCTGAGATCGTCCATGGCGACACGCAGGCCCAAAGCTATCCGGTCTTCGGCCTGGCCCACATGCTGGGCATCCAGCTGATGCCCCGGATCCGGAACATCAAGGACCTGACATTCTTTCGGCCCGAACCGGGTAGGGCTTATAAGAACATCCAGGCACTGTTCGGGGACAGCATCGACTGGCAACTGATCGCCACCCATCTCCACGACATGCTGCGGGTGGTGATCTCAATCCGATTGGGCAAGATCACCGCGTCCTCGATCCTGCGCCGGCTGGGCACCTACAGCCGGAAGAACAAGCTGTACTTCGCCTTCCGGGAACTTGGCAAGGCCGTTCGAACGCTGTTCTTGCTGCGCTACATTGATGACAATGAGATCCGCAAAACGATCCATGCTGCCACCAACAAGAGCGAGGAATACAACGGCTTCGTGAAATGGGTGTTCTTTGGCAGCCAGGGGATCATTGCTGAGAACGTCCAACACGAGCAGCGCAAGATCATCAAGTACAGCCAGCTGGTGGCCAACATGATCATCCTCCACAACGTGGAAGGCATGAGCCGGACCTTGGCCGAGATGAGGAAGGAGGGGATTGAACTGACGCCCGAGATCCTGGCCGGCCTGTCGCCTTATCGGACCAGCCACATCAATCGCTTCGGCGACTACCACCTGGATCTTGAAAGGGAAGTGGCGCCGCTGAGCTACACAGCCAAGGTGCTTGAACAGACCCCATAG
- a CDS encoding asparagine synthase-related protein codes for MYRYVAVFWNDHSESARAQALQAMERIEMGRPGIACVMKGSGGAIYAQTDNPGYFEYSRSGPLVVLGKLFHKVFGADTVPAQAVPDAVAGTTACSTQGRSLVEQYWGRYVALGYQPDTASWFVLRDPTAEIPCYMTTVDQLTVVFSNMEDCLLLGLGDFNVDWSFLSYSLLFPFRDGLQTGFEEVVALEAGEAVTIRDGQPVGRHYQWDVVRQASEAPIEDLEEAVQLARATLLGCIGALASQHRCIQLQLSGGLDSSVVLAGLLHAPSSPEVKCVHHYDAGIGADERMFARMAIAGARESSGRSCEFVQYQRQPHCSLEEIMDFPRTARPAHCSGYLLHRRDVDFDADTVQFTGVGGDAVFLRFKGNAAAIDYAWRRGIDRDFFRVAFETAQSGDSLYGVFKDAFVHGVLKRPGSINGRWGNPCEWVKVDASEQDGTPPAWLRHARAQGHRLSPHKLAHIGRMIFPTSVLDPFEGAGRWHGVSPLSAQPVVELFARLPLHLLMAGAEDRTIARRALQGLLPQALLSRKVKCYLDDHSVAVTQRHQQFIRGLLVDGLLARRGYIDSASADAGIRRVSPDHSSQVLGIFGPQVNIEAWLRRWMGRPGVPAVGVA; via the coding sequence ATGTACCGATATGTCGCTGTGTTCTGGAACGATCATTCCGAATCTGCCCGTGCGCAGGCCCTGCAGGCCATGGAACGGATCGAGATGGGCCGCCCCGGAATCGCATGCGTGATGAAGGGCAGCGGCGGTGCCATCTATGCCCAGACTGACAACCCTGGCTACTTCGAGTACAGCCGGTCCGGCCCGTTGGTGGTACTCGGCAAGCTGTTCCACAAGGTGTTCGGCGCCGATACCGTTCCCGCCCAGGCAGTTCCCGATGCTGTGGCGGGCACGACCGCCTGCAGTACGCAGGGCAGGAGCCTGGTGGAGCAGTACTGGGGGCGCTACGTGGCCTTGGGCTACCAGCCGGATACCGCCAGCTGGTTCGTGCTGCGCGACCCGACGGCGGAGATTCCGTGCTACATGACCACGGTCGATCAGCTGACGGTGGTCTTTTCGAACATGGAAGACTGCCTGCTGCTGGGATTGGGTGACTTCAACGTCGACTGGTCGTTCCTGTCCTATTCGCTGCTGTTCCCGTTCCGTGATGGCCTTCAGACAGGATTCGAGGAGGTCGTCGCCCTGGAGGCGGGCGAGGCGGTGACGATCCGCGATGGCCAGCCGGTTGGCCGGCACTATCAATGGGACGTGGTGCGGCAGGCCAGTGAAGCGCCCATCGAAGATCTGGAGGAGGCCGTGCAGCTGGCACGCGCAACGTTGCTGGGCTGCATCGGTGCGCTGGCGAGCCAGCATCGATGCATCCAGCTTCAGCTGTCCGGCGGGCTGGACTCCTCCGTTGTCCTCGCCGGCCTGCTGCATGCGCCCTCCTCACCGGAAGTGAAGTGCGTCCATCACTACGATGCCGGCATTGGTGCCGATGAGCGGATGTTCGCGCGCATGGCCATTGCCGGTGCCCGTGAATCCTCGGGGCGAAGCTGCGAGTTCGTCCAGTACCAGCGGCAGCCGCACTGCTCGCTGGAAGAAATCATGGACTTCCCGCGAACCGCTCGTCCTGCACATTGCTCGGGCTACCTGCTGCATCGGCGCGACGTGGATTTCGACGCAGATACGGTGCAGTTCACCGGTGTCGGCGGCGATGCGGTCTTCCTGCGCTTCAAAGGCAATGCCGCTGCCATCGATTACGCGTGGCGGCGGGGGATCGACCGCGACTTCTTCCGTGTTGCGTTCGAAACCGCGCAGTCGGGCGATTCGTTGTACGGGGTATTCAAGGATGCCTTCGTCCATGGCGTGCTGAAGAGGCCAGGCAGCATCAATGGCCGCTGGGGCAACCCGTGCGAATGGGTGAAGGTGGATGCTTCTGAACAGGATGGCACGCCGCCTGCCTGGTTGCGGCATGCACGAGCACAGGGGCACAGGCTCTCCCCGCACAAGCTGGCTCACATCGGGCGCATGATCTTCCCGACCAGCGTGCTCGATCCGTTCGAGGGCGCAGGGCGCTGGCACGGGGTGTCACCGCTCAGCGCACAGCCTGTGGTCGAACTCTTTGCCCGTCTGCCGCTGCACCTGCTGATGGCCGGCGCGGAGGACAGGACGATCGCGCGTCGTGCACTGCAGGGCCTGCTGCCGCAGGCCCTGCTCTCGCGCAAGGTGAAGTGCTACCTGGACGATCACTCGGTCGCCGTCACCCAGCGGCATCAGCAGTTCATCAGGGGCCTGCTGGTGGACGGCCTGCTGGCGCGGCGCGGCTACATCGACAGCGCATCGGCCGACGCGGGTATCCGCCGGGTCAGCCCGGATCACTCATCCCAGGTGCTGGGTATCTTCGGCCCCCAGGTCAACATCGAAGCCTGGCTCAGGCGTTGGATGGGCCGACCCGGCGTGCCTGCGGTCGGCGTGGCCTAG